The following are from one region of the Cloacibacillus sp. genome:
- a CDS encoding ABC transporter substrate-binding protein, with protein sequence MKKCFKLLAAVFSIALFCLGGTAFAAETIKIGMLAPLTGFAAADGFSAYESVKLAVEKVNAKGGVLGKKVELVCYDDAADPKQSVPLAHKLIDQDKIVAFVAGSYSLPTRAVSAIFNDAEIPLVSAYALHPDITKGDFTFRNGFLGTVEGKGAAYVAVKLLKAKKIALIVSDNDFGTTLAQGFDEYIKENPAAKIVSQQKYPMSEKDFKPYLSKMKASNPDVVFFSGYYFQVGPAMKQAQEMGIKVQFIGEEGADSPKTVEIAGKAAEGMVMVTNLNRDDKRAKVQEFLAEYRKRHKIEPDMVGASNYDAFMLLVNAINKAKSTDGIKVAKALAETKNYDGITGVIKGFTKEGEVVKPVQVQRVKDGKFRYFGEVTDQKLITPTK encoded by the coding sequence CGGAGACGATCAAGATCGGCATGCTCGCCCCGCTTACGGGCTTTGCGGCGGCCGACGGATTCAGCGCGTATGAATCAGTGAAGCTCGCGGTCGAAAAGGTCAACGCAAAGGGCGGAGTGCTCGGCAAAAAGGTGGAACTCGTCTGCTATGACGACGCAGCCGACCCGAAGCAGTCAGTTCCCCTCGCGCACAAACTCATCGACCAGGACAAAATCGTAGCCTTCGTCGCCGGCTCCTACAGCCTCCCGACGCGCGCGGTATCCGCCATCTTCAACGACGCTGAGATCCCGCTCGTATCGGCCTACGCGCTGCACCCCGACATCACAAAGGGCGACTTCACCTTCCGCAACGGATTCCTCGGAACAGTTGAAGGCAAGGGCGCGGCCTACGTCGCGGTGAAGCTGCTGAAGGCAAAGAAAATAGCCCTCATAGTCAGCGACAACGACTTCGGCACAACGCTCGCGCAGGGCTTTGACGAATATATCAAAGAGAACCCCGCGGCGAAAATAGTCTCCCAGCAGAAGTACCCCATGAGCGAAAAGGACTTCAAACCCTACCTCTCAAAGATGAAGGCCTCAAACCCCGACGTCGTATTCTTCAGCGGCTACTACTTCCAGGTAGGCCCCGCAATGAAGCAGGCTCAGGAGATGGGCATCAAAGTTCAGTTCATCGGTGAAGAGGGCGCGGACTCCCCGAAGACGGTGGAAATAGCGGGCAAAGCGGCCGAAGGCATGGTAATGGTGACGAACCTCAACCGCGACGACAAACGCGCGAAGGTGCAGGAGTTCCTCGCCGAATACCGCAAACGCCACAAGATAGAGCCTGACATGGTCGGCGCGTCAAACTACGACGCCTTCATGCTGCTCGTCAACGCCATCAACAAGGCGAAGTCAACGGACGGCATCAAAGTGGCGAAGGCTCTTGCCGAGACAAAGAACTACGACGGCATCACCGGCGTCATCAAAGGCTTCACCAAAGAGGGCGAAGTTGTAAAGCCGGTGCAGGTGCAGAGGGTGAAGGACGGAAAGTTCCGCTACTTCGGCGAAGTGACCGACCAGAAGCTCATCACGCCCACAAAATAA